The following coding sequences are from one Hippopotamus amphibius kiboko isolate mHipAmp2 chromosome 9, mHipAmp2.hap2, whole genome shotgun sequence window:
- the POLR3K gene encoding DNA-directed RNA polymerase III subunit RPC10 has product MLLFCPGCGNGLIVEEGQRCHRFACNTCPYVHNVTRKVTNRKYPKLKEVDDVLGGAAAWENVDSTAEPCPKCEHPRAYFMQLQTRSADEPMTTFYKCCNAQCGHRWRD; this is encoded by the exons ATGCTGCTGTTCTGTCCTGGCTGCGGGAACGGACTGATAGTGGAGGAGGGGCAGCGCTGCCATCGCTTCGCCTGCAACACCTGCCCCTACGTGCACAACGTCACCCGCAAG GTAACAAATCGGAAGTATCCAAAGCTGAAAGAAGTGGATGATGTGCTTGGTGGAGCAGCTGCCTGGGAGAATGTTGACTCTACTGCAG aGCCATGTCCCAAATGCGAACACCCTCGTGCCTATTTCATGCAGCTTCAGACTCGCTCTGCAGATGAGCCCATGACCACCTTCTACAAGTGCTGCAATGCTCAGTGTGGACACCGCTGGCGGGACTAG
- the SNRNP25 gene encoding U11/U12 small nuclear ribonucleoprotein 25 kDa protein, giving the protein MVVQDPLLCDLPIQVTLEEVNSQIALEYGQAMTVRVCKMDGEVMPVVVVQNATVLDLKKAIQRYVQLRQEREGGIQHISWSYVWRTYHLTSAGEKLTEDRKKLRDYGIRNRDEVSFIKKLRQK; this is encoded by the exons ATGGTGGTACAGGACCCGCTGCTCTGCGACCTTCCGATCCAG GTTACTTTGGAAGAGGTCAATTCCCAGATAGCACTAGAATACGGCCAAGCAATGACAGTCCGAGTGTGCAAGATGGATGGAGAAGTTATGC CTGTGGTTGTCGTCCAGAACGCCACTGTCCTGGACCTGAAGAAGGCCATCCAGAGATACGTGCAGCTCAGGCAGGAGCGCGAAGGGGGCATTCAGCACATCAGCTG GTCCTATGTGTGGAGGACGTACCACCTGACCTCTGCAGGAGAGAAGCTCACAGAGGACCGGAAGAAACTCCGAGA ttaTGGTATTCGGAATCGGGATGAGGTGTCCTTCATCAAAAAGCTGAGACAAAAATGA
- the RHBDF1 gene encoding inactive rhomboid protein 1 isoform X3 — protein MGEARRDSTSSLQRKKPPWLKLDIPAVAAPATEEPSFLQEPRRLGLQRQMSITQTIRRGTADWFGVSKDSDSTQKWQRKSIRHCSQRYGKLKPQVIRELDLPSQDNVSLTSTETPPPLYVGPCQLGMQKIIDPLARGRAFRLADDAADGLSAPHTPVTPGAASLCSFSSSRSGFNRLPRRRKRESVAKMSFRAAAALVKGRSVRDGTLRRVQRRSFTPASFLEEDTADFPDELDTSFFAREGVLHEELSTYPDEVFESPSEAALKDWERAPEQADLTGGALDRSELERSHLMLPLERGWRKQKEGGAAAPQPKVRLRQEVVSAAGQRRGQRIAMPVRKFFAREKRPYGLGMVGRLTNRTYRKRIDSYVKRQIEDMDDHRPFFTYWLTFVHSLVTILAVCIYGVAPVGFSQHETVDSVLRNRGVYENVKYVQQENFWIGPSSEALIHLGAKFSPCMRQDPQVHSFIHAAREREKHSACCVRNDRSGCVQTSEEECSSTLAVWVKWPFHPSTPDLAGHKRQFGSVCHQDPRVCDEPSSEDPHEWPDDITKWPICTKNSAGNHTNHPHMDCVITGRPCCIGTKGRCEITSREYCDFMRGYFHEEATLCSQVHCMDDVCGLLPFLNPEVPDQFYRLWLSLFLHAGILHCLVSVCFQMTVLRDLEKLAGWHRIAIIYLLSGVTGNLASAIFLPYRAEVGPAGSQFGILACLFVELFQSWQILARPWRAFFKLLAVVLFLFTFGLLPWIDNFAHISGFVSGLFLSFAFLPYISFGKFDLYRKRCQIIVFQVVFLGLLAGLVVLFYFYPVRCEWCEFLTCIPFTDKFCEKYELDAQLH, from the exons ATGGGTGAGGCCCGCAGGGACAGCACCAGCAGCCTGCAACGCAAGAAGCCACCGTGGCTGAAGCTGGATATCCCGGCTGTGGCGGCCCCGGCCACAGAGGAGCCCAGCTTCCTGCAG GAGCCCCGGCGGCTGGGGCTGCAGCGCCAGATGTCCATCACGCAGACCATCCGCAG GGGCACCGCTGACTGGTTTGGAGTGAGCAAGGACAGTGACAGCACCCAGAAGTGGCAGCGCAAGAGCATCCGTCACTGCAGCCAGCGCTACGGGAAGCTGAAGCCCCAGGTCATCCGGGAGCTAGACCTGCCCAGCCAGGACAACGTGTCGCTGACCAGCACTGAGACGCCCCCTCCTCTGTACGTGGGGCCGTGCCAGCTGGGCATGCAGAAG atCATAGACCCCCTGGCCCGGGGCCGGGCCTTCCGCTTGGCGGATGATGCCGCCGATGGCCTGAGTGCCCCGCACACGCCGGTCACGCCGGGTGCcgcctccctctgctccttctcCAGCTCCCGCTCCGGTTTCAACCGGCTCCCGCGGCGGCGCAAGCGCGAGTCGGTGGCCAAGATGAGCTTCCGGGCGGCCGCTGCGCTGGTGAAG GGCCGCTCTGTTAGGGATGGCACATTGCGCCGGGTCCAGCGCCGAAGCTTCACTCCTgccagcttcctggaggaggacacAGCTGACTTCCCCGACGAGCTGGACACGTCCTTCTTTGCCCGG GAAGGTGTCCTTCACGAGGAGCTGTCCACGTACCCAGACGAGGTGTTCGAGTCCCCATCGGAGGCAGCGCTTAAGGACTGGGAGAGAGCCCCAGAGCAGGCGGACCTCACGGGCGGGGCCCTGGACCGCAGCGAGCTGGAGCGCAGCCACCTGATGCT gcctctggAACGTGGTTGGCGCAAGCAGAAGGAGGGCGGTGCAGCAGCCCCGCAGCCCAAGGTGCGGCTGCGGCAGGAGGTGGTGAGCGCGGCGGGGCAGCGGCGGGGCCAGCGCATCGCGATGCCGGTGCGCAAGTTCTTCGCCAGGGAGAAGCGGCCGTATGGGCTGGGCATGGTGGGCCGGCTAACCAACCGCACTTACCGCAAGCGAATCGACAGCTATGTTAAACGCCAGATTGAGGACATGGACGACCACAG GCCCTTCTTCACCTACTGGCTCACCTTCGTGCACTCGCTCGTCACCATTCTAGCCGTGTGCATCTATGGCGTGGCGCCCGTAGGCTTCTCACAGCACGAGACCGTAGACTCG GTGCTGCGCAACCGCGGGGTCTATGAGAATGTCAAATACGTGCAGCAGGAGAACTTCTGGATCGGGCCCAGCTCG GAGGCTCTCATTCACCTGGGTGCCAAGTTCTCGCCCTGCATGCGCCAGGATCCGCAGGTACATAGTTTCATCCACGCTGCGCGCGAGCGCGAGAAGCACTCGGCCTGCTGCGTGCGCAATGACCGGTCTGGCTGCGTGCAGACCTCGGAGGAGGAGTGCTCC TCCACGCTGGCAGTGTGGGTGAAGTGGCCCTTCCATCCCAGCACCCCAGACCTTGCTGGCCACAAGAGACAGTTTGGCTCCGTCTGCCACCAGGACCCCAG GGTGTGTGACGAACCTTCCTCTGAGGACCCCCATGAGTGGCCAGATGACATCACCAAGTGGCCG ATCTGCACCAAAAACAGCGCTGGGAACCACACCAACCACCCGCACATGGACTGTGTCATCACGGGCCGGCCCTGCTGTATTGGCACCAAGGGCAG GTGTGAGATCACCTCCCGGGAGTACTGTGATTTCATGAGGGGCTACTTCCATGAGGAGGCTACACTCTGCTCTCAG GTGCACTGCATGGATGACGTGTGTGGGCTTCTGCCCTTCCTCAACCCCGAGGTGCCCGACCAGTTCTACCGCCTGTGGCTGTCCCTCTTCTTGCACGCCGG gATCCTGCACTGCCTGGTGTCTGTCTGCTTCCAGATGACTGTCCTGCGGGACCTGGAGAAGCTGGCAGGCTGGCACCGCATAGCCATCATCTACCTGCTGAGTGGCGTCACTGGTAACCTGGCCAGTGCCATTTTCCTGCCATACCGGGCAGAG GTGGGCCCGGCCGGCTCGCAGTTCGGCATCCTGGCCTGCCTCTTCGTGGAGCTCTTCCAGAGCTGGCAGATCCTGGCGCGGCCCTGGCGCGCCTTCTTCAAGCTGCTGGCCGTGGTGCTCTTCCTCTTCACCTTCGGGCTGCTGCCCTGGATCGACAACTTTGCCCACATCTCGGGCTTCGTCAGCggcctcttcctctcctttgccTTCTTGCCCTACATCAGCTTTGGCAAGTTCGACCTGTACCGCAAGCGCTGCCAGATCATCGTCTTTCAGGTGGTCTTCCTGGGCCTCCTGGCTGGCCTGGTGGTCCTCTTCTACTTCTACCCTGTGCGCTGTGAGTGGTGCGAGTTCCTCACCTGCATCCCCTTCACTGACAAGTTCTGTGAGAAGTACGAGCTGGACGCTCAGCTCCACTGA
- the RHBDF1 gene encoding inactive rhomboid protein 1 isoform X2, producing the protein MGEARRDSTSSLQRKKPPWLKLDIPAVAAPATEEPSFLQPLRRQAFLRSVSMPAEPARVPSPHQEPRRLGLQRQMSITQTIRRGTADWFGVSKDSDSTQKWQRKSIRHCSQRYGKLKPQVIRELDLPSQDNVSLTSTETPPPLYVGPCQLGMQKIIDPLARGRAFRLADDAADGLSAPHTPVTPGAASLCSFSSSRSGFNRLPRRRKRESVAKMSFRAAAALVKGRSVRDGTLRRVQRRSFTPASFLEEDTADFPDELDTSFFAREGVLHEELSTYPDEVFESPSEAALKDWERAPEQADLTGGALDRSELERSHLMLPLERGWRKQKEGGAAAPQPKVRLRQEVVSAAGQRRGQRIAMPVRKFFAREKRPYGLGMVGRLTNRTYRKRIDSYVKRQIEDMDDHRPFFTYWLTFVHSLVTILAVCIYGVAPVGFSQHETVDSVLRNRGVYENVKYVQQENFWIGPSSEALIHLGAKFSPCMRQDPQVHSFIHAAREREKHSACCVRNDRSGCVQTSEEECSSTLAVWVKWPFHPSTPDLAGHKRQFGSVCHQDPRVCDEPSSEDPHEWPDDITKWPICTKNSAGNHTNHPHMDCVITGRPCCIGTKGRCEITSREYCDFMRGYFHEEATLCSQVHCMDDVCGLLPFLNPEVPDQFYRLWLSLFLHAGILHCLVSVCFQMTVLRDLEKLAGWHRIAIIYLLSGVTGNLASAIFLPYRAEVGPAGSQFGILACLFVELFQSWQILARPWRAFFKLLAVVLFLFTFGLLPWIDNFAHISGFVSGLFLSFAFLPYISFGKFDLYRKRCQIIVFQVVFLGLLAGLVVLFYFYPVRCEWCEFLTCIPFTDKFCEKYELDAQLH; encoded by the exons ATGGGTGAGGCCCGCAGGGACAGCACCAGCAGCCTGCAACGCAAGAAGCCACCGTGGCTGAAGCTGGATATCCCGGCTGTGGCGGCCCCGGCCACAGAGGAGCCCAGCTTCCTGCAG CCCCTGAGACGGCAGGCGTTTCTGCGGAGCGTGAGCATGCCGGCCGAGCCCGCCCGCGTCCCCTCGCCCCACCAGGAGCCCCGGCGGCTGGGGCTGCAGCGCCAGATGTCCATCACGCAGACCATCCGCAG GGGCACCGCTGACTGGTTTGGAGTGAGCAAGGACAGTGACAGCACCCAGAAGTGGCAGCGCAAGAGCATCCGTCACTGCAGCCAGCGCTACGGGAAGCTGAAGCCCCAGGTCATCCGGGAGCTAGACCTGCCCAGCCAGGACAACGTGTCGCTGACCAGCACTGAGACGCCCCCTCCTCTGTACGTGGGGCCGTGCCAGCTGGGCATGCAGAAG atCATAGACCCCCTGGCCCGGGGCCGGGCCTTCCGCTTGGCGGATGATGCCGCCGATGGCCTGAGTGCCCCGCACACGCCGGTCACGCCGGGTGCcgcctccctctgctccttctcCAGCTCCCGCTCCGGTTTCAACCGGCTCCCGCGGCGGCGCAAGCGCGAGTCGGTGGCCAAGATGAGCTTCCGGGCGGCCGCTGCGCTGGTGAAG GGCCGCTCTGTTAGGGATGGCACATTGCGCCGGGTCCAGCGCCGAAGCTTCACTCCTgccagcttcctggaggaggacacAGCTGACTTCCCCGACGAGCTGGACACGTCCTTCTTTGCCCGG GAAGGTGTCCTTCACGAGGAGCTGTCCACGTACCCAGACGAGGTGTTCGAGTCCCCATCGGAGGCAGCGCTTAAGGACTGGGAGAGAGCCCCAGAGCAGGCGGACCTCACGGGCGGGGCCCTGGACCGCAGCGAGCTGGAGCGCAGCCACCTGATGCT gcctctggAACGTGGTTGGCGCAAGCAGAAGGAGGGCGGTGCAGCAGCCCCGCAGCCCAAGGTGCGGCTGCGGCAGGAGGTGGTGAGCGCGGCGGGGCAGCGGCGGGGCCAGCGCATCGCGATGCCGGTGCGCAAGTTCTTCGCCAGGGAGAAGCGGCCGTATGGGCTGGGCATGGTGGGCCGGCTAACCAACCGCACTTACCGCAAGCGAATCGACAGCTATGTTAAACGCCAGATTGAGGACATGGACGACCACAG GCCCTTCTTCACCTACTGGCTCACCTTCGTGCACTCGCTCGTCACCATTCTAGCCGTGTGCATCTATGGCGTGGCGCCCGTAGGCTTCTCACAGCACGAGACCGTAGACTCG GTGCTGCGCAACCGCGGGGTCTATGAGAATGTCAAATACGTGCAGCAGGAGAACTTCTGGATCGGGCCCAGCTCG GAGGCTCTCATTCACCTGGGTGCCAAGTTCTCGCCCTGCATGCGCCAGGATCCGCAGGTACATAGTTTCATCCACGCTGCGCGCGAGCGCGAGAAGCACTCGGCCTGCTGCGTGCGCAATGACCGGTCTGGCTGCGTGCAGACCTCGGAGGAGGAGTGCTCC TCCACGCTGGCAGTGTGGGTGAAGTGGCCCTTCCATCCCAGCACCCCAGACCTTGCTGGCCACAAGAGACAGTTTGGCTCCGTCTGCCACCAGGACCCCAG GGTGTGTGACGAACCTTCCTCTGAGGACCCCCATGAGTGGCCAGATGACATCACCAAGTGGCCG ATCTGCACCAAAAACAGCGCTGGGAACCACACCAACCACCCGCACATGGACTGTGTCATCACGGGCCGGCCCTGCTGTATTGGCACCAAGGGCAG GTGTGAGATCACCTCCCGGGAGTACTGTGATTTCATGAGGGGCTACTTCCATGAGGAGGCTACACTCTGCTCTCAG GTGCACTGCATGGATGACGTGTGTGGGCTTCTGCCCTTCCTCAACCCCGAGGTGCCCGACCAGTTCTACCGCCTGTGGCTGTCCCTCTTCTTGCACGCCGG gATCCTGCACTGCCTGGTGTCTGTCTGCTTCCAGATGACTGTCCTGCGGGACCTGGAGAAGCTGGCAGGCTGGCACCGCATAGCCATCATCTACCTGCTGAGTGGCGTCACTGGTAACCTGGCCAGTGCCATTTTCCTGCCATACCGGGCAGAG GTGGGCCCGGCCGGCTCGCAGTTCGGCATCCTGGCCTGCCTCTTCGTGGAGCTCTTCCAGAGCTGGCAGATCCTGGCGCGGCCCTGGCGCGCCTTCTTCAAGCTGCTGGCCGTGGTGCTCTTCCTCTTCACCTTCGGGCTGCTGCCCTGGATCGACAACTTTGCCCACATCTCGGGCTTCGTCAGCggcctcttcctctcctttgccTTCTTGCCCTACATCAGCTTTGGCAAGTTCGACCTGTACCGCAAGCGCTGCCAGATCATCGTCTTTCAGGTGGTCTTCCTGGGCCTCCTGGCTGGCCTGGTGGTCCTCTTCTACTTCTACCCTGTGCGCTGTGAGTGGTGCGAGTTCCTCACCTGCATCCCCTTCACTGACAAGTTCTGTGAGAAGTACGAGCTGGACGCTCAGCTCCACTGA
- the RHBDF1 gene encoding inactive rhomboid protein 1 isoform X1, translated as MGEARRDSTSSLQRKKPPWLKLDIPAVAAPATEEPSFLQVGPGQRGLQVQPIQPPHRDPVAQPLRRQAFLRSVSMPAEPARVPSPHQEPRRLGLQRQMSITQTIRRGTADWFGVSKDSDSTQKWQRKSIRHCSQRYGKLKPQVIRELDLPSQDNVSLTSTETPPPLYVGPCQLGMQKIIDPLARGRAFRLADDAADGLSAPHTPVTPGAASLCSFSSSRSGFNRLPRRRKRESVAKMSFRAAAALVKGRSVRDGTLRRVQRRSFTPASFLEEDTADFPDELDTSFFAREGVLHEELSTYPDEVFESPSEAALKDWERAPEQADLTGGALDRSELERSHLMLPLERGWRKQKEGGAAAPQPKVRLRQEVVSAAGQRRGQRIAMPVRKFFAREKRPYGLGMVGRLTNRTYRKRIDSYVKRQIEDMDDHRPFFTYWLTFVHSLVTILAVCIYGVAPVGFSQHETVDSVLRNRGVYENVKYVQQENFWIGPSSEALIHLGAKFSPCMRQDPQVHSFIHAAREREKHSACCVRNDRSGCVQTSEEECSSTLAVWVKWPFHPSTPDLAGHKRQFGSVCHQDPRVCDEPSSEDPHEWPDDITKWPICTKNSAGNHTNHPHMDCVITGRPCCIGTKGRCEITSREYCDFMRGYFHEEATLCSQVHCMDDVCGLLPFLNPEVPDQFYRLWLSLFLHAGILHCLVSVCFQMTVLRDLEKLAGWHRIAIIYLLSGVTGNLASAIFLPYRAEVGPAGSQFGILACLFVELFQSWQILARPWRAFFKLLAVVLFLFTFGLLPWIDNFAHISGFVSGLFLSFAFLPYISFGKFDLYRKRCQIIVFQVVFLGLLAGLVVLFYFYPVRCEWCEFLTCIPFTDKFCEKYELDAQLH; from the exons ATGGGTGAGGCCCGCAGGGACAGCACCAGCAGCCTGCAACGCAAGAAGCCACCGTGGCTGAAGCTGGATATCCCGGCTGTGGCGGCCCCGGCCACAGAGGAGCCCAGCTTCCTGCAGGTAGGCCCTGGCCAGCGGGGGCTGCAGGTCCAGCCCATCCAGCCCCCTCACCGGGACCCCGTTGCCCAGCCCCTGAGACGGCAGGCGTTTCTGCGGAGCGTGAGCATGCCGGCCGAGCCCGCCCGCGTCCCCTCGCCCCACCAGGAGCCCCGGCGGCTGGGGCTGCAGCGCCAGATGTCCATCACGCAGACCATCCGCAG GGGCACCGCTGACTGGTTTGGAGTGAGCAAGGACAGTGACAGCACCCAGAAGTGGCAGCGCAAGAGCATCCGTCACTGCAGCCAGCGCTACGGGAAGCTGAAGCCCCAGGTCATCCGGGAGCTAGACCTGCCCAGCCAGGACAACGTGTCGCTGACCAGCACTGAGACGCCCCCTCCTCTGTACGTGGGGCCGTGCCAGCTGGGCATGCAGAAG atCATAGACCCCCTGGCCCGGGGCCGGGCCTTCCGCTTGGCGGATGATGCCGCCGATGGCCTGAGTGCCCCGCACACGCCGGTCACGCCGGGTGCcgcctccctctgctccttctcCAGCTCCCGCTCCGGTTTCAACCGGCTCCCGCGGCGGCGCAAGCGCGAGTCGGTGGCCAAGATGAGCTTCCGGGCGGCCGCTGCGCTGGTGAAG GGCCGCTCTGTTAGGGATGGCACATTGCGCCGGGTCCAGCGCCGAAGCTTCACTCCTgccagcttcctggaggaggacacAGCTGACTTCCCCGACGAGCTGGACACGTCCTTCTTTGCCCGG GAAGGTGTCCTTCACGAGGAGCTGTCCACGTACCCAGACGAGGTGTTCGAGTCCCCATCGGAGGCAGCGCTTAAGGACTGGGAGAGAGCCCCAGAGCAGGCGGACCTCACGGGCGGGGCCCTGGACCGCAGCGAGCTGGAGCGCAGCCACCTGATGCT gcctctggAACGTGGTTGGCGCAAGCAGAAGGAGGGCGGTGCAGCAGCCCCGCAGCCCAAGGTGCGGCTGCGGCAGGAGGTGGTGAGCGCGGCGGGGCAGCGGCGGGGCCAGCGCATCGCGATGCCGGTGCGCAAGTTCTTCGCCAGGGAGAAGCGGCCGTATGGGCTGGGCATGGTGGGCCGGCTAACCAACCGCACTTACCGCAAGCGAATCGACAGCTATGTTAAACGCCAGATTGAGGACATGGACGACCACAG GCCCTTCTTCACCTACTGGCTCACCTTCGTGCACTCGCTCGTCACCATTCTAGCCGTGTGCATCTATGGCGTGGCGCCCGTAGGCTTCTCACAGCACGAGACCGTAGACTCG GTGCTGCGCAACCGCGGGGTCTATGAGAATGTCAAATACGTGCAGCAGGAGAACTTCTGGATCGGGCCCAGCTCG GAGGCTCTCATTCACCTGGGTGCCAAGTTCTCGCCCTGCATGCGCCAGGATCCGCAGGTACATAGTTTCATCCACGCTGCGCGCGAGCGCGAGAAGCACTCGGCCTGCTGCGTGCGCAATGACCGGTCTGGCTGCGTGCAGACCTCGGAGGAGGAGTGCTCC TCCACGCTGGCAGTGTGGGTGAAGTGGCCCTTCCATCCCAGCACCCCAGACCTTGCTGGCCACAAGAGACAGTTTGGCTCCGTCTGCCACCAGGACCCCAG GGTGTGTGACGAACCTTCCTCTGAGGACCCCCATGAGTGGCCAGATGACATCACCAAGTGGCCG ATCTGCACCAAAAACAGCGCTGGGAACCACACCAACCACCCGCACATGGACTGTGTCATCACGGGCCGGCCCTGCTGTATTGGCACCAAGGGCAG GTGTGAGATCACCTCCCGGGAGTACTGTGATTTCATGAGGGGCTACTTCCATGAGGAGGCTACACTCTGCTCTCAG GTGCACTGCATGGATGACGTGTGTGGGCTTCTGCCCTTCCTCAACCCCGAGGTGCCCGACCAGTTCTACCGCCTGTGGCTGTCCCTCTTCTTGCACGCCGG gATCCTGCACTGCCTGGTGTCTGTCTGCTTCCAGATGACTGTCCTGCGGGACCTGGAGAAGCTGGCAGGCTGGCACCGCATAGCCATCATCTACCTGCTGAGTGGCGTCACTGGTAACCTGGCCAGTGCCATTTTCCTGCCATACCGGGCAGAG GTGGGCCCGGCCGGCTCGCAGTTCGGCATCCTGGCCTGCCTCTTCGTGGAGCTCTTCCAGAGCTGGCAGATCCTGGCGCGGCCCTGGCGCGCCTTCTTCAAGCTGCTGGCCGTGGTGCTCTTCCTCTTCACCTTCGGGCTGCTGCCCTGGATCGACAACTTTGCCCACATCTCGGGCTTCGTCAGCggcctcttcctctcctttgccTTCTTGCCCTACATCAGCTTTGGCAAGTTCGACCTGTACCGCAAGCGCTGCCAGATCATCGTCTTTCAGGTGGTCTTCCTGGGCCTCCTGGCTGGCCTGGTGGTCCTCTTCTACTTCTACCCTGTGCGCTGTGAGTGGTGCGAGTTCCTCACCTGCATCCCCTTCACTGACAAGTTCTGTGAGAAGTACGAGCTGGACGCTCAGCTCCACTGA